Proteins encoded together in one Triticum dicoccoides isolate Atlit2015 ecotype Zavitan chromosome 7B, WEW_v2.0, whole genome shotgun sequence window:
- the LOC119338011 gene encoding protein ENHANCED DISEASE RESISTANCE 2-like isoform X2, with amino-acid sequence MPPTTPQRRKQDEPGGGGDNWREEAVSAGSLRQVDLDRGTNGWAAPPGDLFQLRARGYFSGGGGKRGKSAASADWLLRPAGVDWLRSHARLDHLLARDDVPVAAAFRRARLRKDPNAHFLLAVNLQVPGRPDAYSSVFYFAAEAPIPPDSLLGRFVYGDDAYRNARFKIVNRIVKGPWLVRATVGNYGACLLGRALTCRYHRGDDYLEIDVDIGSSAIATAILHLALGAVTSVTIDMGFLVESQSEEELPEKLFGAVRIAQMEMGSAKYVETASDEPETAGKAQPGFRVGSARVANDSRHQERTSGKASRSMSCQERLGGGK; translated from the exons ATGCCCCCGACGACGCCCCAGCGCCGGAAGCAGGACgaaccgggcggcggcggcgacaactGGCGCGAGGAGGCCGTGTCCGCCGGCTCGCTGCGCCAGGTGGACCTCGACAGGGGCACCAACGGCTGGGCCGCGCCGCCGGGGGACCTGTTCCAGCTGCGCGCGCGCGGCTacttctccggcggcggcgggaagcGCGGCAAGTCGGCCGCGTCGGCGGACTGGCTCCTCCGCCCCGCCGGCGTCGACTGGCTCCGCTCCCACGCGCGCCTCGACCACCTGCTCGCCCGCGACgacgtccccgtcgccgccgccttccGCCGGGCGCGCCTCCGCAAGGACCCCAACGCCCACTTCCTCCTCGCCGTCAATCTCCAG GTCCCCGGCCGGCCGGACGCGTACAGCTCGGTCTTCTACTTCGCGGCGGAGGCGCCCATCCCGCCGGACTCGCTGCTCGGGCGCTTCGTCTACGGCGACGACGCGTACCGCAACGCCCGCTTCAAGATCGTCAACCGCATCGTCAAGGGCCCCTGGCTCGTCCGCGCCACCGTCGGCAACTACGGGGCGTGCCTCCTGGGCCGCGCGCTCACGTGCCGCTACCACAGGGGCGACGACTACCTCGAGATCGACGTGGACATCGGCAGCTCGGCGATTGCCACCGCCATCCTGCATCTGGCGCTGGGCGCGGTCACCTCGGTGACCATCGACATGGGCTTCCTTGTCGAGTCCCAGTCCGAGGAGGAGCTGCCCGAAAAGCTCTTCGGCGCAGTGCGCATCGCGCAGATGGAGATGGGTTCGGCGAAGTACGTGGAGACGGCGTCTGATGAGCCTGAGACCGCCGGCAAGGCACAGCCGGGGTTCAGGGTTGGCTCGGCGAGGGTTGCCAATGATAGCCGCCACCAGGAACGCACCAGCGGCAAGGCCAGCAGGTCGATGAGCTGCCAGGAACGCCTGGGCGGAG GAAAATAG
- the LOC119338011 gene encoding protein ENHANCED DISEASE RESISTANCE 2-like isoform X1, with product MPPTTPQRRKQDEPGGGGDNWREEAVSAGSLRQVDLDRGTNGWAAPPGDLFQLRARGYFSGGGGKRGKSAASADWLLRPAGVDWLRSHARLDHLLARDDVPVAAAFRRARLRKDPNAHFLLAVNLQVPGRPDAYSSVFYFAAEAPIPPDSLLGRFVYGDDAYRNARFKIVNRIVKGPWLVRATVGNYGACLLGRALTCRYHRGDDYLEIDVDIGSSAIATAILHLALGAVTSVTIDMGFLVESQSEEELPEKLFGAVRIAQMEMGSAKYVETASDEPETAGKAQPGFRVGSARVANDSRHQERTSGKASRSMSCQERLGGGEGSNYS from the exons ATGCCCCCGACGACGCCCCAGCGCCGGAAGCAGGACgaaccgggcggcggcggcgacaactGGCGCGAGGAGGCCGTGTCCGCCGGCTCGCTGCGCCAGGTGGACCTCGACAGGGGCACCAACGGCTGGGCCGCGCCGCCGGGGGACCTGTTCCAGCTGCGCGCGCGCGGCTacttctccggcggcggcgggaagcGCGGCAAGTCGGCCGCGTCGGCGGACTGGCTCCTCCGCCCCGCCGGCGTCGACTGGCTCCGCTCCCACGCGCGCCTCGACCACCTGCTCGCCCGCGACgacgtccccgtcgccgccgccttccGCCGGGCGCGCCTCCGCAAGGACCCCAACGCCCACTTCCTCCTCGCCGTCAATCTCCAG GTCCCCGGCCGGCCGGACGCGTACAGCTCGGTCTTCTACTTCGCGGCGGAGGCGCCCATCCCGCCGGACTCGCTGCTCGGGCGCTTCGTCTACGGCGACGACGCGTACCGCAACGCCCGCTTCAAGATCGTCAACCGCATCGTCAAGGGCCCCTGGCTCGTCCGCGCCACCGTCGGCAACTACGGGGCGTGCCTCCTGGGCCGCGCGCTCACGTGCCGCTACCACAGGGGCGACGACTACCTCGAGATCGACGTGGACATCGGCAGCTCGGCGATTGCCACCGCCATCCTGCATCTGGCGCTGGGCGCGGTCACCTCGGTGACCATCGACATGGGCTTCCTTGTCGAGTCCCAGTCCGAGGAGGAGCTGCCCGAAAAGCTCTTCGGCGCAGTGCGCATCGCGCAGATGGAGATGGGTTCGGCGAAGTACGTGGAGACGGCGTCTGATGAGCCTGAGACCGCCGGCAAGGCACAGCCGGGGTTCAGGGTTGGCTCGGCGAGGGTTGCCAATGATAGCCGCCACCAGGAACGCACCAGCGGCAAGGCCAGCAGGTCGATGAGCTGCCAGGAACGCCTGGGCGGAGGTGAGGGCTCAAATTACTCCTGA
- the LOC119339160 gene encoding uncharacterized protein LOC119339160 yields MVFWQKRGWGCGCTWTKVALWLAFLLLAGGLIVPFVVIKPPTATADYGFLTRFELSPSPNSTAKKPLLQLLSYNAMVHIALPNPNLYRGITCRALAALSFNGTRFDESSAVGVEDLYLDAQEEKTVRLEVAGVDRKLPAAGAAEFARQKEAGTFEVEVRLDAVVRYDMARKTWYPLDIKA; encoded by the coding sequence ATGGTCTTCTGGCAGAAGCGCGGGTGGGGCTGCGGGTGCACCTGGACCAAGGTTGCCCTCTGGTTGGCGTTCCTGCTCCTCGCCGGGGGCCTCATCGTCCCCTTCGTCGTCATCAAGCCGCCGACCGCCACCGCCGACTACGGCTTCCTCACCCGCTTCGAGCTCTCCCCGTCCCCAAACTCCACGGCGAAGAAGCCGCTCCTCCAGctcctgtcgtacaacgccatGGTGCACATTGCCCTGCCCAACCCCAACCTGTACCGGGGCATCACGTGTCGCGCCCTCGCGGCCCTCTCCTTCAACGGCACCCGCTTCGACGAGTCCAGTGCCGTGGGGGTGGAGGACCTCTACCTTGACGCACAGGAGGAGAAAACGGTGCGCCTCGAGGTCGCCGGGGTCGACCGCAAGCTGCCGGCAGCCGGTGCGGCGGAGTTCGCCAGGCAGAAGGAGGCCGGCACGTTCGAGGTGGAGGTGCGGCTGGACGCGGTGGTGCGGTACGACATGGCCCGCAAGACGTGGTATCCCCTGGATATTAAGGCCTAG